A genomic region of Melanotaenia boesemani isolate fMelBoe1 chromosome 13, fMelBoe1.pri, whole genome shotgun sequence contains the following coding sequences:
- the pan2 gene encoding PAN2-PAN3 deadenylation complex catalytic subunit PAN2 isoform X1, with translation MNFDGLEAGMGEYSTSLHGTLDAELEPSMDPHLNPNLLQGVELDPEGLTMTVPEPVHLMEGMFSEVHTVVSEVGIPVTATHFDLQEEMLWMGNHRGHATSFFGPTMGRYSSFQVHATDDIRHIQSLETGVLFLSKCNLKCFTRGGLVMFDYPMEEGADMHSLLMTENNMLFMGGLQNYVVEVDLNTVQETQKFTVEVPGVAIMRQTSRFFFCGHTSGKVTLRDLRTFKMEHEFDAFSGSLSDFDVHGNLLAACGFSSRGLNGLACDRFLMVYDLRMMRAVTPLQVHVDPLFLRFIPTYTSRLVIISQSGQCQFCEPTGLANVADIFHVNTVGQLLMSFDVSSSKQAVAFGDSGGCVHLWSDVPEVSFNDYSRETDFALPCLVDTLPQLDWNHDLLPLSLIPIPLTSTEPLLSDWPTALATPSPRRAPPVDQEILRTMKTVGFIGYAANPRTRPRNQVPYKIKDVELDYDSYNQVPESPIGREEEPHLCMVPKKFRKVTIKYSKLGLEDFDFKHYNRTLFAGLEPHIPNAYCNCMIQVLYFLEPIRCLVQNHLCQKEFCLACELGFLFHMLDLSRGDPCQASNFLRAFRTIPEASALGLILADSDEQTGKARLGRLIQSWNRFILTQLHQETQEQEGPQAYRGASSSSLGSSGESAIGKLFGCEVENSSLCRCGKETVRSSLTLLFTMHYPEQNSQEKTTKEFDFAEILKRSICLEQSTQAWCENCEKYQPTVQTRNIRCLPDVLVINCEVNSAKEAEFWKVQAEYAFNKAMQKEAIESAKPNKPPPMPTEWCLDEEEICSMEGFTFDTRVEDLRHVWIPLTLKMSISKSQGLEISSWPEGEELSAAEEAEGASLYDLVVTVPHILDTRTGGNLVAHIKVGETYHQRKEGVTHQQWYLFNDFLIEPNDKTEAAQFDVNWKVPAILYYARRNYHTKYDLRIKNPIDASVLLTEASLARKQRKSHATFIPLMVSEMPQAGDLVGLDAEFVTLNQEEAELRSDGTKSTIKPSQMSVARITCVRGQGPNEGVPFIDDYISTQEQVVDYLTQYSGIKPGDLDAKISSKHLTTLKSTYLKLRFLIDTGVRFVGHGLQKDFRVINLLVPKDQVIDTVYLFHLPRKRMISLRFLAWYFLDLNIQGETHDSIEDARTALQLYKKYLELSHGGGNDEVRKVLKGLYEKGRQLDWKVPDSDTGDGQGSTKSAAVFPSVMGL, from the exons ATGAACTTTGACGGTCTTGAAGCTGGCATGGGTGAGTACTCAACCAGCCTTCATGGGACTCTAGACGCCGAACTGGAGCCCTCCATGGACCCCCACCTCAACCCAAACTTACTGCAGGGTGTGGAGCTTGACCCAGAGGGGCTGACTATGACAGTCCCCGAGCCTGTGCACCTGATGGAGGGAATGTTTTCTGAGGTCCACACTGTAGTCTCAGAAGTTGGCATCCCAGTTACAGCAACACATTTTGATCTCCAGGAAGAGATGCTCTGGATGGGAAACCACAGA gGTCATGCAACCTCGTTCTTTGGACCTACAATGGGCCGTTATTCATCTTTCCAAGTGCATGCAACAGATGACATCCGACACATTCAAAGTTTGGAAACGGGGGTTTTGTTCCTTTCTAAGTGCAACCTCAAATGCTTTACCCGAGGAGGCCTTGTTATGTTTGATTATCC GATGGAGGAAGGAGCTGATATGCATAGTCTTCTTATGACCGAAAACAACATGCTATTCATGGGTGGTTTACAAAACTATGTGGTTGAAGTTGACTTAAATACAGTTCAAGAAACTCAAAAG TTCACAGTTGAGGTACCTGGAGTGGCAATCATGCGTCAAACCAGtcgtttcttcttctgtgggCACACGTCTGGCAAG GTAACTCTCCGGGACCTACGCACCTTCAAAATGGAACATGAGTTTGATGCATTTTCTGGCAGCCTGTCAGACTTTGACGTTCATGGGAACCTTCTGGCTGCCTGTGGGTTCTCTAGTCGAGGGCTGAATGGGTTAGCATGTGACCGTTTCCTCATGGTGTATGATCTCCGCATGATGAGAGCAGTTACTCCACTTCAGGTGCACGTGGATCCCCTCTTCCTACGCTTCATTCCTACCTATACGTCACGCCTTGTGATCATCTCACAGTCAG GTCAGTGTCAGTTCTGTGAGCCCACTGGTCTTGCCAACGTGGCAGACATTTTTCACGTCAACACCGTCGGCCAATTGCTGATGAGTTTTGACGTGTCGTCCAGCAAGCAAGCTGTGGCCTTTGGAGATTCGGGGGGATGTGTTCATCTATGGTCGGATGTTCCCGAGGTGTCTTTCAATGACTACTCCCGGGAGACAGACTTTGCCCTGCCATGCCTTGTGGACACATTGCCTCAGCTGGATTGGAATCATGACCTGTTGCCCCTCTCTCTCATCCCCATTCCACTGACGAGCACTGAGCCGCTGCTGTCAGACTGGCCCACTGCTCTGGCAACACCAAGCCCCAG ACGAGCTCCTCCTGTGGATCAAGAAATCCTGCGCACCATGAAaactgttggcttcatcggttACGCAGCAAACCCTCGTACGCGCCCCCGAAACCAG GTTCCGTATAAAATTAAAGATGTGGAGCTTGATTATGATAGTTACAACCAGGTCCCAGAGTCACCGATTGGGCGTGAAGAAGAGCCACACCTCTGCATGGTCCCCAAGAAGTTCAGAAAG GTCACAATTAAATATTCTAAACTTGGACTGGAGGACTTTGACTTCAAGCATTACAACAGGACCTTGTTTGCCGGCCTGGAGCCACACATTCCCAATGCCTACTGTAACTGCATGATTCAG GTATTATATTTTCTGGAGCCAATCAGGTGTCTTGTGCAAAATCATTTATGCCAAAAGGAATTTTGCTTGGCCTGTGAGCTCGGCTTTCTCTTCCATATGTTGGATTTGTCACGAGGAGATCCGTGTCAg GCAAGTAATTTCCTCAGAGCGTTTCGCACCATCCCTGAAGCCTCAGCTCTGGGTCTGATCCTTGCAGACTCAGATGAGCAAACCGGGAAGGCCAGACTTGGTCGCTTAATCCAGAGCTGGAATCGCTTTATCCTCACACAGCTTCACCAGGAGACACAGGAGCAGGAGGGTCCACAAGCCTACAGGGGAGCCAGCAGCAG CTCTCTGGGCTCATCTGGTGAGTCTGCTATTGGGAAGCTGTTTGGTTGTGAAGTAGAGAACAGCAGTCTGTGTCGCTGTGGGAAAGAAACAGTCCGCTCGTCCCTCACGCTGCTGTTCACCATGCATTACCCAGAACAGAACTCTCAGG AAAAAACCACGAAGGAGTTTGACTTTGCTGAAATTCTGAAGAGAAGCATATGTCTGGAACAGAGCACTCAGGCGTGGTGTGAAAACTGTGAGAAGTATCAGCCTACA GTGCAGACACGCAACATACGATGCCTGCCAGATGTTTTGGTTATAAACTGTGAGGTGAACAGCGCTAAAGAGGCTGAATTCTGGAAAGTTCAGGCAGAG TATGCTTTCAATAAGGCCATGCAGAAAGAGGCAATAGAGTCTGCAAAACCTAACAAACCCCCACCCATGCCAACTGAGTGGTGCTTGGA TGAGGAGGAGATATGCAGTATGGAGGGCTTCACCTTTGACACTCGGGTGGAGGATCTGCGACATGTTTGGATCCCTCTCACTCTGAAGATGTCCATCAGCAAAAGTCAGGGACTGGAGATCAGCAGCTGGCCTGAAGGAGAGGAG TTAAGTGCTGCTGAAGAGGCGGAAGGTGCTTCACTTTATGACTTGGTGGTCACAGTGCCCCACATCCTGGACACTCGCACGGGTGGAAACCTGGTTGCGCACATCAAAGTGGGTGAGACCTACCATCAAAGAAAAGAG GGAGTCACACACCAGCAGTGGTACCTCTTCAATGATTTCTTAATTGAACCCAATGACAAG actgaagCTGCCCAGTTTGATGTGAACTGGAAAGTTCCAGCCATCCTCTATTACGCCAGGAGGAACTACCACACCAAATACGACCTTCGTA ttaaaaatcCCATTGATGCTAGCGTGCTGCTGACGGAGGCCTCATTAGCaaggaagcagaggaagagtCACGCCACTTTCATCCCCCTCATGGTCAGCGAGATGCCACAGGCCGGTGATTTGGTGGGGTTGGATGCTGAGTTTGTCACACTAAATCAG GAAGAAGCTGAGCTTCGCAGCGACGGCACCAAGTCCACCATCAAGCCCAGTCAGATGTCTGTAGCCCGGATCACCTGTGTGAGGGGCCAGGGCCCCAACGAGGGGGTCCCTTTCATAGATGACTATATCTCCACTCAGGAGCAG GTGGTGGACTATTTAACACAATATTCTGGCATCAAACCAGGGGACCTGGATGCCAAAATCTCCTCGAAGCATTTGACCACACTGAAGTCCACCTACCTAAAGCTACGCTTCCTCATTGACACAGGAGTTCGCTTTGTCGGCCATGGTTTACAGAAGGACTTTAGGGTCATTAACTTATTG GTCCCAAAGGATCAAGTCATTGACACCGTCTACCTGTTCCATCTGCCCCGCAAGAGGATGATTTCTCTGAGATTCCTCGCTTGGTATTTTCTGG ACCTCAACATTCAAGGGGAAACCCACGACAGCATAGAGGATGCACGCACTGCCCTGCAGCTGTACAAGAAGTACCTGGAGCTGAGTCATGGAGGCGGGAATGACGAAGTCAGGAAGGTGCTCAAGGGACTCTACGAAAAAGGCCGGCAGCTGGACTGGAAAGTCCCGGATTCGGATACAGGAGACGGTCAAGGTAGCACAAAAA GTGCTGCTGTGTTTCCCTCTGTGATGGGGCTGTGA
- the pan2 gene encoding PAN2-PAN3 deadenylation complex catalytic subunit PAN2 isoform X2: MNFDGLEAGMGEYSTSLHGTLDAELEPSMDPHLNPNLLQGVELDPEGLTMTVPEPVHLMEGMFSEVHTVVSEVGIPVTATHFDLQEEMLWMGNHRGHATSFFGPTMGRYSSFQVHATDDIRHIQSLETGVLFLSKCNLKCFTRGGLVMFDYPMEEGADMHSLLMTENNMLFMGGLQNYVVEVDLNTVQETQKFTVEVPGVAIMRQTSRFFFCGHTSGKVTLRDLRTFKMEHEFDAFSGSLSDFDVHGNLLAACGFSSRGLNGLACDRFLMVYDLRMMRAVTPLQVHVDPLFLRFIPTYTSRLVIISQSGQCQFCEPTGLANVADIFHVNTVGQLLMSFDVSSSKQAVAFGDSGGCVHLWSDVPEVSFNDYSRETDFALPCLVDTLPQLDWNHDLLPLSLIPIPLTSTEPLLSDWPTALATPSPRRAPPVDQEILRTMKTVGFIGYAANPRTRPRNQVPYKIKDVELDYDSYNQVPESPIGREEEPHLCMVPKKFRKVTIKYSKLGLEDFDFKHYNRTLFAGLEPHIPNAYCNCMIQVLYFLEPIRCLVQNHLCQKEFCLACELGFLFHMLDLSRGDPCQASNFLRAFRTIPEASALGLILADSDEQTGKARLGRLIQSWNRFILTQLHQETQEQEGPQAYRGASSSSLGSSGESAIGKLFGCEVENSSLCRCGKETVRSSLTLLFTMHYPEQNSQEKTTKEFDFAEILKRSICLEQSTQAWCENCEKYQPTVQTRNIRCLPDVLVINCEVNSAKEAEFWKVQAEYAFNKAMQKEAIESAKPNKPPPMPTEWCLDEEEICSMEGFTFDTRVEDLRHVWIPLTLKMSISKSQGLEISSWPEGEELSAAEEAEGASLYDLVVTVPHILDTRTGGNLVAHIKVGETYHQRKEGVTHQQWYLFNDFLIEPNDKTEAAQFDVNWKVPAILYYARRNYHTKYDLRIKNPIDASVLLTEASLARKQRKSHATFIPLMVSEMPQAGDLVGLDAEFVTLNQEEAELRSDGTKSTIKPSQMSVARITCVRGQGPNEGVPFIDDYISTQEQVVDYLTQYSGIKPGDLDAKISSKHLTTLKSTYLKLRFLIDTGVRFVGHGLQKDFRVINLLVPKDQVIDTVYLFHLPRKRMISLRFLAWYFLDLNIQGETHDSIEDARTALQLYKKYLELSHGGGNDEVRKVLKGLYEKGRQLDWKVPDSDTGDGQGAAVFPSVMGL, encoded by the exons ATGAACTTTGACGGTCTTGAAGCTGGCATGGGTGAGTACTCAACCAGCCTTCATGGGACTCTAGACGCCGAACTGGAGCCCTCCATGGACCCCCACCTCAACCCAAACTTACTGCAGGGTGTGGAGCTTGACCCAGAGGGGCTGACTATGACAGTCCCCGAGCCTGTGCACCTGATGGAGGGAATGTTTTCTGAGGTCCACACTGTAGTCTCAGAAGTTGGCATCCCAGTTACAGCAACACATTTTGATCTCCAGGAAGAGATGCTCTGGATGGGAAACCACAGA gGTCATGCAACCTCGTTCTTTGGACCTACAATGGGCCGTTATTCATCTTTCCAAGTGCATGCAACAGATGACATCCGACACATTCAAAGTTTGGAAACGGGGGTTTTGTTCCTTTCTAAGTGCAACCTCAAATGCTTTACCCGAGGAGGCCTTGTTATGTTTGATTATCC GATGGAGGAAGGAGCTGATATGCATAGTCTTCTTATGACCGAAAACAACATGCTATTCATGGGTGGTTTACAAAACTATGTGGTTGAAGTTGACTTAAATACAGTTCAAGAAACTCAAAAG TTCACAGTTGAGGTACCTGGAGTGGCAATCATGCGTCAAACCAGtcgtttcttcttctgtgggCACACGTCTGGCAAG GTAACTCTCCGGGACCTACGCACCTTCAAAATGGAACATGAGTTTGATGCATTTTCTGGCAGCCTGTCAGACTTTGACGTTCATGGGAACCTTCTGGCTGCCTGTGGGTTCTCTAGTCGAGGGCTGAATGGGTTAGCATGTGACCGTTTCCTCATGGTGTATGATCTCCGCATGATGAGAGCAGTTACTCCACTTCAGGTGCACGTGGATCCCCTCTTCCTACGCTTCATTCCTACCTATACGTCACGCCTTGTGATCATCTCACAGTCAG GTCAGTGTCAGTTCTGTGAGCCCACTGGTCTTGCCAACGTGGCAGACATTTTTCACGTCAACACCGTCGGCCAATTGCTGATGAGTTTTGACGTGTCGTCCAGCAAGCAAGCTGTGGCCTTTGGAGATTCGGGGGGATGTGTTCATCTATGGTCGGATGTTCCCGAGGTGTCTTTCAATGACTACTCCCGGGAGACAGACTTTGCCCTGCCATGCCTTGTGGACACATTGCCTCAGCTGGATTGGAATCATGACCTGTTGCCCCTCTCTCTCATCCCCATTCCACTGACGAGCACTGAGCCGCTGCTGTCAGACTGGCCCACTGCTCTGGCAACACCAAGCCCCAG ACGAGCTCCTCCTGTGGATCAAGAAATCCTGCGCACCATGAAaactgttggcttcatcggttACGCAGCAAACCCTCGTACGCGCCCCCGAAACCAG GTTCCGTATAAAATTAAAGATGTGGAGCTTGATTATGATAGTTACAACCAGGTCCCAGAGTCACCGATTGGGCGTGAAGAAGAGCCACACCTCTGCATGGTCCCCAAGAAGTTCAGAAAG GTCACAATTAAATATTCTAAACTTGGACTGGAGGACTTTGACTTCAAGCATTACAACAGGACCTTGTTTGCCGGCCTGGAGCCACACATTCCCAATGCCTACTGTAACTGCATGATTCAG GTATTATATTTTCTGGAGCCAATCAGGTGTCTTGTGCAAAATCATTTATGCCAAAAGGAATTTTGCTTGGCCTGTGAGCTCGGCTTTCTCTTCCATATGTTGGATTTGTCACGAGGAGATCCGTGTCAg GCAAGTAATTTCCTCAGAGCGTTTCGCACCATCCCTGAAGCCTCAGCTCTGGGTCTGATCCTTGCAGACTCAGATGAGCAAACCGGGAAGGCCAGACTTGGTCGCTTAATCCAGAGCTGGAATCGCTTTATCCTCACACAGCTTCACCAGGAGACACAGGAGCAGGAGGGTCCACAAGCCTACAGGGGAGCCAGCAGCAG CTCTCTGGGCTCATCTGGTGAGTCTGCTATTGGGAAGCTGTTTGGTTGTGAAGTAGAGAACAGCAGTCTGTGTCGCTGTGGGAAAGAAACAGTCCGCTCGTCCCTCACGCTGCTGTTCACCATGCATTACCCAGAACAGAACTCTCAGG AAAAAACCACGAAGGAGTTTGACTTTGCTGAAATTCTGAAGAGAAGCATATGTCTGGAACAGAGCACTCAGGCGTGGTGTGAAAACTGTGAGAAGTATCAGCCTACA GTGCAGACACGCAACATACGATGCCTGCCAGATGTTTTGGTTATAAACTGTGAGGTGAACAGCGCTAAAGAGGCTGAATTCTGGAAAGTTCAGGCAGAG TATGCTTTCAATAAGGCCATGCAGAAAGAGGCAATAGAGTCTGCAAAACCTAACAAACCCCCACCCATGCCAACTGAGTGGTGCTTGGA TGAGGAGGAGATATGCAGTATGGAGGGCTTCACCTTTGACACTCGGGTGGAGGATCTGCGACATGTTTGGATCCCTCTCACTCTGAAGATGTCCATCAGCAAAAGTCAGGGACTGGAGATCAGCAGCTGGCCTGAAGGAGAGGAG TTAAGTGCTGCTGAAGAGGCGGAAGGTGCTTCACTTTATGACTTGGTGGTCACAGTGCCCCACATCCTGGACACTCGCACGGGTGGAAACCTGGTTGCGCACATCAAAGTGGGTGAGACCTACCATCAAAGAAAAGAG GGAGTCACACACCAGCAGTGGTACCTCTTCAATGATTTCTTAATTGAACCCAATGACAAG actgaagCTGCCCAGTTTGATGTGAACTGGAAAGTTCCAGCCATCCTCTATTACGCCAGGAGGAACTACCACACCAAATACGACCTTCGTA ttaaaaatcCCATTGATGCTAGCGTGCTGCTGACGGAGGCCTCATTAGCaaggaagcagaggaagagtCACGCCACTTTCATCCCCCTCATGGTCAGCGAGATGCCACAGGCCGGTGATTTGGTGGGGTTGGATGCTGAGTTTGTCACACTAAATCAG GAAGAAGCTGAGCTTCGCAGCGACGGCACCAAGTCCACCATCAAGCCCAGTCAGATGTCTGTAGCCCGGATCACCTGTGTGAGGGGCCAGGGCCCCAACGAGGGGGTCCCTTTCATAGATGACTATATCTCCACTCAGGAGCAG GTGGTGGACTATTTAACACAATATTCTGGCATCAAACCAGGGGACCTGGATGCCAAAATCTCCTCGAAGCATTTGACCACACTGAAGTCCACCTACCTAAAGCTACGCTTCCTCATTGACACAGGAGTTCGCTTTGTCGGCCATGGTTTACAGAAGGACTTTAGGGTCATTAACTTATTG GTCCCAAAGGATCAAGTCATTGACACCGTCTACCTGTTCCATCTGCCCCGCAAGAGGATGATTTCTCTGAGATTCCTCGCTTGGTATTTTCTGG ACCTCAACATTCAAGGGGAAACCCACGACAGCATAGAGGATGCACGCACTGCCCTGCAGCTGTACAAGAAGTACCTGGAGCTGAGTCATGGAGGCGGGAATGACGAAGTCAGGAAGGTGCTCAAGGGACTCTACGAAAAAGGCCGGCAGCTGGACTGGAAAGTCCCGGATTCGGATACAGGAGACGGTCAAG GTGCTGCTGTGTTTCCCTCTGTGATGGGGCTGTGA
- the spats2 gene encoding spermatogenesis-associated serine-rich protein 2: MAKKNSQKDTSGVVFDTRSKMVMSQGGTAERMKEKISAVRAVVPNKSNNEIVLVLQHFENCVDKAVQAFLEGSAVEILKEWNVTGKKKPKKKRKPKPQPQATAEPAQPEATTPEEAKDEMNGFHANGSVMDGESLDSLSEQLDSASLDAAELDSEPATSETTGAEAESQGSAPSPASQQGGKNHQAPRGNKSRHRPGSNTHHTSSSLAPTGDEQGSSGVKKMAPNIDRSVKDLQRCTASLTRYRMVVKEEMDSSIKRMKQTFAELQSCLMDREVTLLAEMDKVKAEAMVILDARQKKAEELRRLTDRSASMSEEQLTELRADIKHFVSERKYDEDLGKAVRFTFDLEPLKTSISGFGSVYHPRTGYSNRSRCSSTSSSVASPGLQETPPPTQTQSPPRETRPPPAKQIFQGNRRTFQGQGYHSGGQRYNGSSYHERNTGRPNHRYQSDGGSSGSTSQHSNSSRGPAHSSTSSHHQDRPAHNGLPQRQPRTHFP, from the exons atggcaaagaaaaacagccaaaagG ATACATCTGGTGTGGTGTTTGACACTCGCTCAAAAATGGTCATGTCCCAGGGAGGAACAGCTGAGAGGATGAAGGAGAAG atTAGCGCAGTCAGGGCAGTCGTCCCCAACAAAAGCAACAATGAGATTGTGCTGGTGTTGCAGCATTTTGAGAACTGTGTCGACAAGGCCGTGCAGGCGTTCTTGGAAG GAAGTGCAGTTGAGATCCTGAAAGAGTGGAATGTCACCGGTAAAAAGAAG cccaaaaagaaaaggaagccTAAGCCTCAGCCGCAGGCCACAGCAGAGCCTGCTCAACCTGAGGCCACAACACCAGAGGAGGCCAAGGATGAGATGAATGGCTTTCATGCCAATGGATCCGTAATGGATGGAGAGTCGCTTGATTCGCTGAGTGAACAGTTGGACTCTGCTTCCCTGGACGCAGCTGAGCTGGACTCTGAACCTGCTACGTCCGAAACCACCG GTGCAGAAGCAGAAAGCCAGGGTAGTGCTCCGAGTCCTGCCTCTCAGCAGGGAGGGAAGAATCACCAGGCTCCAAGAGGGAACAAGTCCCGACATAGGCCTGGCTCAAATACACATCACACATCCTCCTCATTAGCACCCACAGGTGATGAGCAAGGATCGTCAGGAGTAAAGAAGATGG CTCCCAATATTGACCGCTCTGTGAAAGACCTGCAGAGATGCACCGCCTCCCTGACTCGCTACAGGATGGTTGTCAAGGAGGAGATGGACTCCTCAATCAAGAGGATGAAGCAGACGTTTGCTGAGCTCCAGAGCTg TTTAATGGACAGAGAGGTGACTCTACTGGCAGAGATGGACAAAGTGAAAGCCGAGGCCA TGGTGATTTTGGATGCCCGGCAGAAGAAGGCGGAGGAGCTCAGACGGCTGACGGACCGGTCTGCGTCCATGTCAGAGGAGCAGCTGACTGAACTGCGTGCAGACATCAAG CACTTTGTGAGTGAACGTAAATATGACGAGGACCTTGGGAAAGCTGTAAGATTTACCTTTGATCTTGAACCACTGAAGACCAGCATCTCTGGGTTTGGATCAG TGTACCACCCGCGTACTGGCTACTCTAATCGGTCCCGTTGTAGCTCCACATCATCTTCTGTTGCCAGCCCAGGCCTACAGGAGACGCCACCGCCCACCCAAACCCAAAGCCCCCCCAGAGAAACCCGCCCTCCCCCTGCCAAACAG ATTTTCCAAGGAAACAGGCGCACTTTCCAGGGACAGGGCTATCACTCGGGTGGTCAGCGGTATAACGGTAGTTCCTACCACGAGAGGAACACCGGTCGTCCAAACCACCGCTATCAGAGCGACGGCGGCTCCTCTGGCTCCACGTCGCAGCACTCAAACAGCTCCAGAGGTCCCGCCCATTCCTCCACGTCCTCCCACCACCAAGACCGACCCGCTCACAATGGGCTGCCCCAAAGGCAGCCGCGAACACACTTCCCTTGA